The following are from one region of the Acidobacteriota bacterium genome:
- a CDS encoding ATP-dependent Clp protease proteolytic subunit has protein sequence MKGLEMGTPSNPPFPEHVFGIFCGDINAPNTQKFVQNLTLASNAGVKNVHILFQSWGGFIGDGIFLYNMLRTFPVDVTLYNGGQVASAGVLAFLGAKHRKTAKNALFMIHKSSHTGTQPATFEKLKVIQKGMILEDSRVDAIFHDNLSLPEEVLVELIHSDVNLSADDAIKYGIAQELGDFSPLIDSKVFNVLG, from the coding sequence ATGAAAGGACTAGAAATGGGAACTCCTTCAAATCCGCCATTTCCCGAACATGTTTTCGGAATATTCTGTGGAGACATCAACGCACCCAATACTCAAAAGTTTGTTCAGAATTTGACACTTGCATCTAATGCTGGTGTCAAGAACGTCCACATTCTTTTCCAATCATGGGGCGGGTTTATAGGCGATGGAATTTTCCTATACAACATGCTGCGAACATTTCCCGTTGATGTAACGCTCTACAATGGCGGTCAAGTCGCCTCGGCAGGAGTGCTCGCCTTCCTTGGAGCCAAGCATCGCAAGACCGCAAAAAACGCACTCTTCATGATTCACAAAAGCAGCCATACTGGCACTCAACCCGCTACCTTTGAGAAGCTTAAGGTGATCCAAAAAGGAATGATCCTTGAGGATTCTAGAGTAGACGCCATTTTCCATGACAACTTGAGCTTGCCCGAGGAAGTGTTGGTTGAACTTATTCATAGTGACGTTAACCTGTCCGCAGATGATGCCATTAAATATGGTATTGCTCAAGAACTCGGAGACTTCTCCCCATTGATAGACTCGAAAGTCTTTAATGTTTTGGGGTAA
- a CDS encoding helix-turn-helix transcriptional regulator — protein MQPRDRLTPKEIQVATLVWQGLTNRDIAGALTTSEQVVKNYLRTAFDKLGVWTRLELALYVASHGGAGWHLELGLAPLPAHSDWQLRNHDEAGRTGSAVGKAAGAGGD, from the coding sequence ATGCAACCGCGCGATCGGCTAACTCCGAAGGAAATCCAAGTCGCGACCCTGGTTTGGCAGGGTCTAACCAACCGGGATATTGCCGGCGCACTTACCACCAGCGAACAGGTGGTAAAAAACTACTTGCGGACCGCGTTCGACAAGTTGGGCGTGTGGACCCGGCTCGAGCTTGCCCTCTATGTCGCCAGTCATGGTGGTGCTGGCTGGCATCTGGAGTTGGGGCTGGCACCGCTTCCGGCACACAGCGATTGGCAGCTTCGGAACCATGACGAAGCGGGAAGAACAGGATCGGCTGTGGGTAAAGCCGCCGGCGCGGGCGGAGACTAG
- a CDS encoding replication-associated recombination protein A: protein MSLFQPIPNQDSSTPGARPLADRMRPRTLDEFVGQEHLVGPGKPLRVQIERDDPGSMIFWGPPGTGKTTLANIIASVTKAEFIEFSAVLAGIKEIKQVMLDADRARQYGTRTIVFVDEIHRFNKAQQDAFLPYVEKGSIRLIGATTENPSFEIISALLSRSRVYVLNQLTEDQLVALLRRALTDPERGLGALHLEASDEALRKIAAYSSGDARSAYNVLEVAASLAQSAGASPLATATITDDIVQEAVQKRILRYDKSGEEHYNLISALHKSVRNSDPDAALYWLARMLEAGEDPLYIARRVVRMAVEDIGLAEPGALALCMAARDAVDFIGMPEGNLALAQAVVYLSVAPKSNALYTAYGAVRDDVEHTAAEPVPLHLRNAPTGLMKNLGYGKDYQYAHDAEGKVADMQSLPDSLRDRKYYLPTNEGVEKRIRERLEEIKKLRQSKSTRTKRESES, encoded by the coding sequence ATGAGCCTATTCCAGCCCATCCCGAACCAGGACTCCTCAACGCCAGGCGCCCGTCCGCTCGCGGATCGCATGCGGCCGCGTACGCTCGACGAGTTTGTCGGCCAGGAACATCTCGTCGGACCCGGCAAACCACTGCGTGTGCAGATTGAACGTGACGATCCCGGTTCGATGATTTTCTGGGGACCGCCGGGCACCGGCAAAACAACGCTAGCCAACATCATTGCGAGCGTCACCAAGGCCGAGTTCATAGAATTTTCCGCGGTCCTGGCCGGTATCAAGGAAATCAAGCAGGTCATGCTCGACGCCGATCGAGCCCGCCAGTACGGCACGCGCACGATCGTGTTCGTCGACGAAATCCATCGCTTCAACAAAGCGCAACAGGACGCGTTTCTGCCCTATGTGGAAAAAGGAAGCATCCGGCTGATTGGAGCAACGACAGAAAATCCGTCGTTCGAGATCATTTCAGCTCTCCTGTCCCGTTCCCGCGTGTACGTACTCAACCAACTGACAGAAGACCAACTCGTGGCTCTGTTGCGGCGCGCGCTCACCGATCCCGAGCGTGGCCTCGGAGCATTGCATCTCGAAGCATCCGACGAAGCGCTCAGAAAGATCGCCGCCTATTCCAGCGGCGACGCCCGCAGTGCCTACAACGTTCTCGAAGTCGCGGCTTCGCTGGCGCAATCCGCAGGCGCGTCTCCCCTAGCCACCGCAACCATCACCGACGACATCGTCCAGGAAGCCGTTCAGAAGCGCATCTTGCGTTACGACAAGTCGGGCGAAGAGCACTACAACCTTATCTCGGCGCTGCACAAGTCCGTTCGCAACAGCGATCCCGATGCCGCTCTCTACTGGCTCGCTCGCATGCTTGAAGCCGGAGAGGATCCGCTTTACATTGCCCGTCGCGTGGTACGCATGGCAGTGGAAGACATCGGCCTCGCCGAACCGGGAGCGCTCGCACTCTGCATGGCCGCCCGTGACGCCGTCGATTTCATCGGGATGCCGGAAGGCAACCTTGCGCTCGCACAAGCCGTTGTCTATTTGAGCGTTGCGCCGAAATCCAACGCGCTCTACACCGCTTATGGCGCGGTTCGCGACGATGTGGAACACACGGCTGCCGAACCCGTTCCACTCCATCTCCGCAACGCCCCCACTGGACTCATGAAGAACCTCGGCTACGGTAAGGACTACCAGTACGCGCACGATGCAGAGGGCAAAGTCGCCGACATGCAGTCCCTGCCCGACAGCCTTCGCGATCGCAAGTACTATCTGCCCACCAACGAAGGCGTCGAAAAACGCATTCGAGAACGGCTGGAGGAAATCAAGAAGCTGCGCCAGTCGAAATCCACCCGAACAAAAAGAGAATCGGAAAGCTGA
- a CDS encoding SpoIIE family protein phosphatase → MATTPITDFNPTGLHTSEATGVKVAELVRLQKFAQRINSSLDLDEIVQRVADEVAASLGCVEINIYLHEAATSELVLTGMRGCSVHGKGHRLKIGTQGMVGHVAATRKMRYAPDVALDPYYHPCEPDIRSEVAIPLHVENDLIGVFTASHCDLDAFSEAHLRLLQGFCSHVAVAVQNAHRFHNEREQRESMSREAAEARSIQQALLPRSSPLIPGFSVSGLSIPAGAIGGDWFDFIPLANGCWGLVLADVSGKGTAAALLMSATRGMLRSLAQTGSGPGEVLSRLNKLMVEDFPSGRFVTMVYAEFDPSTRKLRIANAGHLPPLLVEPSGHRWIATRLGLPLGIAASEYSETEITLGPQARLAIYSDGITEAALASGEEYGADRLLAQMQSPDICLEGLLMDVRKFVNGSGLRDDATAILIGTRPEN, encoded by the coding sequence GTGGCGACAACTCCGATCACCGATTTCAACCCGACCGGGCTGCACACATCAGAGGCCACTGGCGTCAAGGTTGCCGAACTGGTGCGCCTCCAGAAGTTTGCCCAGAGAATCAACTCCAGCCTCGACCTGGATGAAATCGTACAGCGCGTCGCCGACGAGGTTGCCGCGTCGCTCGGCTGCGTCGAAATCAACATTTACCTGCACGAGGCCGCTACATCGGAACTGGTCCTCACTGGAATGCGTGGCTGTTCCGTGCACGGCAAGGGACATCGGCTCAAGATCGGCACCCAGGGAATGGTGGGACATGTGGCCGCCACCCGCAAGATGCGGTACGCGCCCGACGTTGCACTCGATCCTTATTACCACCCATGTGAGCCGGACATCCGCTCGGAAGTGGCGATTCCGCTGCACGTCGAGAATGATTTGATCGGCGTGTTCACCGCCTCGCACTGCGATCTGGACGCATTCTCCGAAGCCCACTTGCGCCTGTTGCAAGGGTTTTGCTCGCACGTGGCCGTGGCCGTCCAGAATGCACATCGTTTCCACAACGAACGAGAGCAGCGCGAAAGCATGAGCCGCGAAGCCGCCGAGGCGCGCTCGATTCAGCAGGCACTCCTCCCCCGCAGTTCCCCTTTGATCCCCGGCTTCAGCGTATCTGGACTGTCGATTCCCGCGGGCGCCATCGGTGGCGACTGGTTCGACTTCATCCCTTTGGCAAATGGCTGTTGGGGACTGGTTCTCGCCGACGTGTCAGGCAAAGGAACTGCCGCTGCTCTACTGATGTCCGCCACTCGTGGCATGTTGCGCTCGCTCGCGCAGACTGGCTCCGGACCGGGCGAAGTGCTCAGCCGCCTCAATAAATTGATGGTGGAAGATTTTCCGAGTGGACGTTTCGTCACGATGGTGTACGCGGAGTTCGATCCGTCGACACGCAAGTTGCGGATCGCCAATGCCGGCCATCTGCCGCCGCTATTGGTCGAACCGAGTGGTCATCGATGGATCGCGACCAGGCTTGGTCTTCCACTCGGCATCGCCGCCAGCGAATATTCTGAGACTGAAATCACTCTCGGCCCGCAGGCGCGCCTCGCCATTTATTCCGACGGCATCACGGAGGCCGCTCTCGCCTCCGGCGAAGAGTACGGAGCCGACCGGTTGCTCGCCCAAATGCAATCCCCGGATATTTGTCTCGAAGGCCTGTTGATGGACGTGAGGAAATTCGTGAATGGCAGCGGCTTACGCGACGACGCGACCGCGATCCTGATTGGCACGCGCCCGGAAAACTAA
- a CDS encoding threonylcarbamoyl-AMP synthase — MRAEILKIDAESPEASLIKYAAEQIQAGKVLGMPTDTFYGLAADPFNLRAVERVYEIKSRSRHKPLSLLIEHVDQAEDFARPLPDDFQLLARRFWPGPLTMIVPAASQLPLKVTANTGNVALRVPSAEIPLAVVRAAKIPITATSANLSGAAECSTAEQVSEQLQDRISLIVDGGASPRTALSTIVQFSLDGSWEILREGAIPAKEIIEALS, encoded by the coding sequence GTGCGCGCGGAAATCCTGAAAATTGATGCCGAGAGCCCTGAAGCCTCGCTCATTAAATATGCTGCCGAGCAGATCCAGGCGGGCAAAGTCCTGGGCATGCCAACCGATACATTTTATGGACTGGCGGCCGATCCTTTTAACCTGCGTGCGGTAGAACGGGTGTATGAGATCAAGTCGCGTTCGCGGCACAAGCCGCTGTCGCTGCTGATTGAGCATGTTGATCAGGCGGAAGATTTTGCGCGTCCGCTGCCGGATGATTTCCAGTTATTGGCGCGAAGATTCTGGCCGGGGCCGTTGACCATGATTGTGCCGGCCGCTTCGCAGTTGCCATTGAAGGTCACGGCGAACACCGGCAATGTCGCGCTGCGCGTACCTTCTGCTGAAATTCCGCTGGCAGTGGTACGGGCGGCGAAGATTCCGATCACGGCGACTTCGGCGAACCTCAGCGGCGCAGCGGAATGTTCCACGGCCGAGCAGGTGAGCGAACAGTTGCAGGATCGCATCTCGCTGATTGTCGACGGAGGCGCGTCACCACGGACAGCATTGTCGACGATCGTGCAATTCAGCCTGGATGGTTCCTGGGAAATTCTGCGGGAAGGCGCAATCCCTGCGAAAGAAATCATCGAAGCTCTTTCTTGA
- a CDS encoding carboxymuconolactone decarboxylase family protein, protein MAANEEDHNHGPLGAGAPDATPATKIRIIEDAEAVGETAAAYDYWRAGSGRQKVPGIIKCFGARPDFLRQVVDFSNTVHFSEGHLSRRHKEMIASYVSYLNRCPY, encoded by the coding sequence ATGGCTGCAAACGAAGAAGATCACAATCACGGCCCGCTAGGTGCTGGCGCTCCAGACGCAACACCTGCGACTAAGATCAGGATTATCGAAGATGCCGAAGCCGTGGGAGAAACGGCGGCTGCCTACGATTACTGGCGTGCCGGATCAGGCCGACAGAAGGTCCCCGGGATCATCAAGTGTTTTGGGGCCAGGCCGGATTTCCTGCGGCAGGTCGTGGACTTTTCCAATACCGTACATTTTTCCGAAGGCCATCTTTCGCGACGGCACAAGGAGATGATTGCCAGTTACGTCTCGTATCTGAATCGGTGTCCGTATTGA
- a CDS encoding helix-turn-helix transcriptional regulator: protein MINLNEIKITPRDQQVLRLLVQGCSNKEIAGQLSISPRTVKQHLRTLFLRAGIKDGRKRVKLATAMFIKEQVQPCNRAIG, encoded by the coding sequence ATGATCAACCTCAACGAAATCAAGATCACACCTCGTGACCAGCAAGTACTGCGGCTGCTGGTGCAGGGCTGCAGCAACAAGGAAATAGCCGGCCAGCTGAGCATCAGCCCACGGACCGTGAAGCAGCATCTGCGCACGTTGTTTCTGCGGGCTGGTATTAAGGACGGCCGGAAACGGGTCAAACTCGCCACAGCCATGTTCATCAAGGAGCAGGTGCAACCATGCAACCGCGCGATCGGCTAA
- a CDS encoding RNA methyltransferase, with protein sequence MKQDSKSSDRSGNFRLQRVSGRHNARLKELRQAFRRGELTPAGECAIEGVKLVEEAIRSGQRLGGLFFSESARPLAEKFLPQIGARVEVLLLPDSVFKSIVPSDAPQGVAALAKFHTVQASQLLDRAGSGPIVVAAGLQDPGNLGTLLRSAEAFGAAGVFFTEGTVSPYNSKVTRGSAGSIFRLPVVQIASSELVPLLRQRGVRMFATSSHKGTLIPEATWTLPLAIFIGNEGAGLSRELLLQMDETLVIPQSAQVESLNAGVAASIVLYECARKKR encoded by the coding sequence ATGAAGCAGGACTCGAAATCTTCTGACCGCTCCGGCAACTTTCGCTTGCAGCGTGTTTCCGGCCGGCACAACGCGCGCCTCAAGGAATTGCGGCAAGCTTTCCGCCGTGGAGAACTCACGCCTGCGGGCGAATGCGCCATCGAAGGAGTCAAACTCGTCGAAGAGGCAATTCGTTCCGGCCAGCGTCTGGGCGGATTGTTCTTCAGCGAATCGGCTCGCCCGCTCGCCGAAAAGTTTCTGCCTCAGATTGGTGCCCGGGTCGAAGTGCTCTTGCTGCCGGACTCCGTGTTCAAGTCGATCGTCCCCAGCGATGCCCCGCAGGGCGTAGCAGCGTTGGCGAAATTTCATACCGTTCAAGCAAGCCAGTTACTCGACCGCGCGGGCTCGGGACCAATCGTTGTCGCAGCGGGACTGCAGGATCCCGGAAATCTGGGCACGCTTCTTCGCTCGGCAGAGGCTTTCGGAGCAGCCGGAGTGTTTTTCACCGAAGGCACGGTCAGTCCCTATAACTCCAAAGTGACGCGGGGATCGGCTGGATCAATTTTTCGCCTGCCTGTCGTGCAGATTGCATCCTCAGAACTCGTCCCGTTGCTACGCCAACGCGGGGTGCGAATGTTTGCAACCTCGTCGCACAAAGGAACGTTGATTCCTGAAGCCACATGGACTCTTCCACTCGCGATCTTCATCGGCAACGAGGGAGCAGGTTTGTCGCGCGAACTTCTGCTTCAAATGGATGAGACGCTGGTAATACCCCAATCCGCACAGGTCGAATCACTCAACGCAGGCGTAGCGGCCAGTATTGTCCTGTATGAGTGCGCGCGGAAGAAACGGTAG
- a CDS encoding IS1595 family transposase: MSNRKPPMKPFTLKHFQAQFPDDATCLEWLRNYLYPDGIHCNTCQRVTKHHRVASRPSYSCDYCGHHVHPTAGTIFHKSPTPLTTWFYAIYLMAQTRCGISAKQIQRETGVTYKTAWRMFKQIRTMLQDDSPIGGGGKGVEMDEAVFGGYRKAGAGRKLRNDRMANKTIAIGMVERKGSIRAFTAADIKSGTLLEIAREYILPKSVVFTDELNSYQGLPHITNRGYEHRRVNHSARVYVSGTTHTNTIEGFWSLIKRGISGVYHQVGSHYLQSYLNEYSFRYNRRFDVQPMFLSFLQQVEKRDTVVRQLPAAVEPF, encoded by the coding sequence ATGAGCAACCGCAAACCGCCGATGAAACCCTTCACTCTCAAGCACTTCCAAGCACAGTTCCCGGATGACGCTACCTGCCTTGAGTGGCTTCGCAATTATCTCTACCCGGATGGCATCCACTGCAATACCTGCCAGCGAGTGACAAAGCATCACCGCGTTGCGAGTCGCCCGTCCTACTCCTGCGACTACTGCGGCCATCACGTTCATCCGACTGCTGGGACGATCTTCCACAAGTCGCCCACTCCGCTGACTACTTGGTTCTATGCGATCTACTTGATGGCTCAGACGCGTTGCGGAATCTCCGCAAAGCAGATCCAGCGCGAGACTGGCGTCACTTACAAAACAGCGTGGCGCATGTTCAAGCAGATTCGCACGATGCTCCAAGACGACAGTCCTATTGGCGGGGGCGGCAAGGGCGTTGAGATGGACGAAGCCGTGTTCGGCGGCTATCGGAAGGCGGGGGCTGGCCGGAAACTGCGGAACGACCGGATGGCCAACAAGACTATTGCGATCGGTATGGTCGAGCGCAAGGGAAGCATCCGCGCATTCACCGCTGCGGACATTAAGAGCGGCACACTGTTGGAGATCGCACGCGAATACATCCTTCCCAAGAGCGTTGTCTTTACGGATGAACTCAACTCCTATCAGGGACTCCCGCACATCACGAATCGCGGATATGAGCATCGCAGAGTGAATCACAGCGCTCGCGTCTACGTCTCCGGAACGACTCACACGAATACCATCGAAGGATTCTGGAGCCTGATTAAGAGAGGTATTTCCGGGGTTTACCATCAAGTTGGAAGTCACTATCTGCAGTCTTACTTAAACGAGTACAGCTTCCGATACAATCGGCGGTTTGACGTTCAGCCGATGTTCCTCAGTTTCTTGCAGCAAGTAGAAAAGAGGGATACTGTTGTGCGCCAATTGCCTGCTGCGGTTGAACCATTCTGA
- a CDS encoding amino acid permease, which produces MADPTTTDTVSGAGLRRELGLASTTAAVIGGIIAVGIFLTPAGMAKALGSPFWLLLVWLAVGAMTLSGGLCYGELAGRFPSAGGGYIYLRECFGPRLAFLFGWMCLLVMDPAVTASLATGLAGYFNYIVPLHPLFSKLVGVGVIWGLCLLNILSIRGMAGFIRWSTWLKLGLLGFLTIWAFAFRLGSWSNFVPIVAQHPGSLPLAPALGVGVVGAFFSFGGWWDVGKIAGEVRDPGRTLPRALLLGMLAVTAVYIIVSAVFLYLVPLDKVTSDQTFVAQAGAVLFGPTGGVVFAGIVIICLVGSLAALIMSAPRVYYAMANDELFFPAVARTHPRFGTPANAIVIQGSIASLLVLVGSFEQIISYALFIVVLFLGITVSGLFILRSRQQVGDSVALTPGYPVTPLAFLVLVALMLFLVGAHSPRGAMMGVLVVSAGLPVYEIFRRRKTHAITQQPIVGETLALSEEA; this is translated from the coding sequence ATGGCAGACCCTACAACAACGGACACCGTTTCGGGCGCAGGTTTGCGGCGGGAACTTGGGTTGGCGTCGACTACTGCGGCCGTCATTGGCGGGATTATCGCGGTGGGCATCTTTCTCACTCCTGCTGGCATGGCCAAGGCGCTGGGATCTCCGTTCTGGCTGTTGTTGGTGTGGCTGGCGGTTGGGGCGATGACCTTGAGCGGCGGGCTCTGTTACGGGGAACTCGCGGGACGTTTCCCGAGTGCGGGTGGCGGCTATATCTACCTGCGAGAATGCTTCGGGCCGCGTCTCGCGTTTCTCTTTGGTTGGATGTGCCTGCTGGTGATGGACCCGGCCGTCACAGCCTCTCTCGCAACCGGACTTGCTGGATACTTCAACTACATTGTCCCCTTGCATCCGCTGTTTTCGAAGCTAGTCGGGGTGGGAGTGATCTGGGGACTCTGCCTGCTGAACATTCTGAGCATCCGAGGCATGGCTGGATTCATTCGTTGGAGCACCTGGTTGAAACTGGGTCTGCTCGGATTCCTGACCATCTGGGCCTTTGCCTTCCGGTTAGGTTCGTGGTCGAACTTCGTTCCGATCGTGGCGCAACATCCCGGCTCGTTGCCGCTCGCGCCGGCGCTGGGCGTGGGCGTGGTTGGCGCCTTCTTTTCTTTCGGGGGCTGGTGGGATGTAGGAAAAATTGCCGGTGAAGTCCGCGACCCAGGCCGCACTCTGCCTCGCGCCTTACTATTGGGTATGCTCGCGGTCACAGCCGTTTACATCATTGTCAGCGCGGTTTTTCTGTACCTCGTGCCGCTCGACAAAGTGACATCGGACCAGACGTTTGTCGCACAGGCCGGGGCAGTTTTATTCGGCCCGACCGGGGGAGTCGTCTTTGCGGGAATCGTTATCATCTGCCTGGTAGGAAGCCTGGCCGCGCTCATCATGTCCGCGCCGCGAGTCTACTACGCGATGGCGAACGATGAATTGTTCTTCCCCGCGGTAGCGAGGACTCATCCGCGCTTCGGCACGCCCGCGAATGCGATTGTCATCCAGGGATCGATTGCGTCGTTGCTGGTGTTGGTTGGTAGTTTCGAACAGATTATTTCCTACGCGCTATTCATCGTCGTTCTGTTTCTAGGAATCACAGTGTCGGGCCTGTTCATCCTTCGGTCGCGCCAACAAGTGGGCGACTCGGTAGCCTTGACTCCAGGCTATCCTGTAACACCGCTGGCATTTCTGGTTCTGGTTGCGCTTATGCTATTTCTGGTCGGGGCGCATAGCCCGAGAGGGGCAATGATGGGCGTGCTGGTTGTGTCCGCGGGATTGCCAGTCTACGAGATCTTTCGACGTCGAAAGACACACGCAATCACCCAGCAACCCATCGTTGGAGAAACTCTGGCTCTTTCTGAAGAGGCTTAG
- a CDS encoding TonB-dependent receptor, with product MSRVSHVFLALCFVSLAFSHLLSQTTLHVDGIVRDPSSAVIANATVTLVSGSFRVTTSTDDRGRFSFENVPMLSGTLEVKAPGFTPVRQSWTRSSNDGVHFDIVLQPEVGTEQVTVSATRTSVRLSETPGSTVMLSTTDLAATPALRVDDALRQVPGFSLFRRSGSRTANASNQGVSLRGLGGTAASRAVVLWDGISMVDGFGGWVYWDRIPRASLSSVEVFRGGASNLYGSDALGGVVQFITRQPEKTPAFNFEFSGGNENTPDLSFWMGSRIGKWDVSLASEMFRTDGFILVPGSQRGAVDTPANSENATVDLNIGHQLGANGRIFGRGNFFTESRHNGTQIQTNDTRLGEGALGLDKSFGERDSLSARSYGLVLGYNQRFSSILPDRSAESLTNIQHVPEQVMGGGAQWTHVLGKNQTLIGGADLMEVMGESDEQLLSGPNKNRNSGGRQRTLGFFGEDIVRIQKWTVILAGRVDYWNNFHASQTTIPTAGAPLITQYADRSATAFSPRLSLLRSLNSHVSVTSSIYRAFRAPTLNELYRTFRVGNVVTSNNPLLNAERLTGAEAGMKVTAIESKLDLRGTFFWSDIVNPIANVTIDPNSSPIQRQKQNLGRTRSRGVEFDGVLRPARDFQFSAGYAYTSATIVSYPVPAGAVNLVGLDVPQVPRHALTWEARYWNPSRLMLSLQGRFAGQQFDDDQNQFSLDRFFSMDLQVGRALTRKLEVFGAVENLLNQRYQVARTPVVSLGPPILVRVGLRLNFPARM from the coding sequence ATGAGTCGAGTAAGTCACGTTTTCCTGGCTCTATGTTTCGTATCGCTGGCTTTTTCCCACCTGCTTTCCCAGACTACCCTCCACGTAGACGGAATTGTTCGTGACCCCAGTAGCGCCGTGATCGCCAATGCCACCGTCACTCTTGTCAGCGGTTCATTTCGCGTAACCACCAGCACCGATGATCGCGGGCGATTCTCCTTTGAGAATGTGCCCATGCTTTCCGGCACCCTCGAAGTCAAGGCGCCAGGATTCACTCCAGTCCGGCAGTCTTGGACACGATCATCAAATGATGGTGTTCACTTCGACATCGTTCTACAGCCTGAGGTTGGAACCGAACAGGTCACGGTATCCGCCACGCGCACTTCGGTTCGGCTATCGGAAACACCGGGCAGTACGGTCATGCTTTCAACAACCGACCTCGCGGCCACCCCGGCTCTGCGCGTGGACGATGCACTTCGTCAGGTGCCGGGATTCTCTCTCTTCCGGCGTTCTGGCAGCCGGACTGCGAACGCCTCGAATCAGGGTGTCTCGTTACGCGGATTAGGAGGAACCGCTGCGAGTCGCGCTGTCGTCTTATGGGATGGCATTTCGATGGTGGATGGTTTCGGCGGTTGGGTTTACTGGGACCGCATTCCTCGAGCGTCGCTTTCCAGCGTCGAAGTATTTCGTGGCGGGGCATCGAATCTCTACGGCAGCGACGCGCTCGGCGGAGTCGTGCAGTTCATCACCCGCCAACCGGAAAAGACGCCGGCTTTCAACTTCGAATTTTCCGGCGGAAACGAGAACACTCCCGACCTTTCCTTTTGGATGGGATCGCGCATCGGCAAGTGGGATGTCTCTCTCGCGAGCGAAATGTTTCGCACCGATGGGTTCATTCTGGTCCCAGGTTCCCAGCGCGGTGCTGTCGACACGCCCGCAAATTCCGAGAACGCCACCGTCGACCTGAACATCGGCCACCAACTCGGCGCGAACGGCAGGATTTTCGGACGCGGCAACTTCTTCACCGAATCTCGACACAACGGTACGCAGATTCAGACCAATGACACACGGCTTGGAGAGGGAGCGCTCGGCCTCGACAAATCATTTGGCGAGCGTGACTCATTGTCTGCCCGTTCTTACGGATTGGTTCTCGGATACAACCAGCGATTCTCGTCTATTCTTCCCGATCGCAGTGCCGAATCGTTGACCAACATCCAGCATGTCCCGGAGCAGGTCATGGGCGGCGGAGCGCAGTGGACACATGTCCTCGGAAAGAACCAGACCTTGATTGGCGGGGCTGATCTGATGGAAGTGATGGGTGAGAGCGACGAACAGCTCTTGTCCGGGCCCAACAAGAATCGCAACTCCGGAGGCAGGCAGCGCACGCTAGGATTTTTCGGCGAAGATATTGTCCGCATTCAGAAATGGACCGTGATTCTTGCCGGCCGCGTGGACTACTGGAACAACTTTCATGCCAGCCAGACCACGATTCCTACCGCTGGTGCACCCTTGATCACCCAATATGCCGACCGCAGCGCGACCGCGTTCAGTCCTCGGCTTTCGCTATTGCGCTCGTTGAACAGTCACGTCTCCGTGACGAGTTCGATTTATCGCGCGTTTCGCGCGCCCACGTTAAACGAACTTTACCGGACGTTTCGCGTGGGCAACGTGGTGACTTCCAACAATCCCTTGCTCAACGCAGAACGGTTGACCGGGGCGGAGGCGGGAATGAAAGTCACCGCGATCGAGAGCAAGCTTGATCTGCGCGGGACATTTTTCTGGAGCGACATCGTTAACCCGATCGCGAACGTGACGATTGACCCAAACTCCTCGCCCATCCAACGGCAAAAACAGAATTTGGGCCGAACGCGATCGCGAGGTGTGGAATTTGATGGAGTGCTGCGACCGGCTCGGGACTTCCAATTCTCTGCGGGGTACGCCTATACCAGCGCAACCATCGTGAGTTACCCAGTGCCCGCAGGCGCTGTGAATCTGGTTGGACTCGACGTTCCCCAGGTTCCACGCCACGCGTTGACATGGGAAGCTCGCTACTGGAATCCATCGCGCCTCATGCTCAGCCTCCAGGGACGATTCGCCGGCCAGCAATTTGACGATGATCAGAATCAATTTTCTCTCGACCGTTTCTTCTCGATGGATCTACAAGTAGGTCGCGCCCTCACCCGCAAGCTCGAAGTCTTTGGCGCCGTCGAAAACCTTCTGAACCAGCGCTACCAGGTCGCGCGTACACCGGTTGTCAGCCTGGGACCGCCGATCCTGGTCCGCGTCGGACTGCGCTTGAACTTTCCGGCCAGGATGTAG